The genomic window GAATGACCTATATTAATTCGCTAGTGTACCGAGTTACCTGGCTTCTGTCAAGCTGTCCAGTGGAGGGAAAATTTGATACAATTGAGGCTAATCATATGGATAAAAAAACTGTATTAGTATTTACCGGTGGCGGTTTAGCTCCAGCGCTGAACCCAACCTTAGCCGGCGTTATCACAACCGCGCAACGTCATGGTATGCGCGTACTTGGTGGGCTCTATGGCTGGGCGTGTTTGGGTGCCCACGGTAAGGTGATTGACCTGACAACGTTTGATGCCGCACCGTTGCGGCATGTCGGTGGGACATTTTTGCGTTCGAGTCGAACCAATCCCTTTGCCGTGGATGACGGCATTACAATACTTCAGGAGAAAATAAAAGAGTATGGTGTAGATTATATTATCGCTATCGGCGGTGATGATACACTGGGAGCGGCTAGCCGATTATTTCGCGAATACAATATCCCAGTCATCGGCATCCCGAAAACGATTGATAATGATTTGCAGGGTACCTATTGGTCGCCTGGCTATCCGTCAGCAGCGCACTACACGGCTCAGTACGCCTATGAAATAAAGGTAGACGCAGCCTATGCACTATCCCGTGTATTTGTGATTGAGGTGCTCGGCCGACAGTCTGGCTGGCTGACGGCAGCGGCTGCGTATGGTTTAGCTGATATTATCCTTCCGCCTGAACGAGAGTATAAACTTGATGCTGTTCTCCAAGCGGTGCAGCAGCGATATGAAAAAAATGGTAACTATGTCACGGTCGTTTTGTCCGAGGAGGCGCGGTTTGATCGGGAAGTACAGGGTATGCTCCAGGATGCCAATAAAGCTGATTCCTATCAAGTGCAGCGGAAGGCATTTGTGGCAATGGGGCTGTGTAAGAAAATAACGGAGGAACTCGGGATCAGTGGCAAACCCCTGTTCCCGGGAAACTTTATGCAGACGGGGAATCCCATTGATATAGATGCCCAGATAGCGCTTCAGCTTGGTGAACATGCAGTTGATCTTGCGCTGAATGGTTCGCTTGGTCAGATGGCATGTGTACGTCGGAGCGATCTGGGCGGCAGCCGAATTGATGTATCTGACATACCGCTGGCGGAGGCAGTGGGGAAGGTGCGGTTTATCGATGATTCGTATTTTGATTTTGATCAATTTCAGGTGACGGATGCGTTTATTAAGTATGCCGAGCCATTTCTTGGCCCCTTAGCTCAGCGGCAGACAGACCCATATCTTCATTTGATCACCGATATATCTCACCAATAAGAAAAGCGACAGACACAATGGTCATCTGTCGCTTTGTTTGTCGTGGGAAAGTGTGTAATTGCTACACACGTGGAGTGGGACATGTGGTCCCGATGTACGAATTGAGGAAGGTTTGAGTTTCCTCGAGGGTGGGGGGATTTGAGGCGCCGAGGCGTCTCACCGAAAGAGCTGCCGCGGCTGCGGCAAACTGCATGGCCGACGGGACGTCTGCTCCACGCACGCGCTGGGCAATGAAATTACCCAGAAAACAATCGCCAGCACCGGTCGCGTCGACGACGTCAGGGACGTAGCAGGCGGGGATTGAGCAATCCTCAGCATCACCGTGGTTACGGTAGATCGCGCCGTGCTGATCGCGCGTGACGATCATTTCCAATTCTTGGTTTCCAGACCAATGGCGCAGTTCGATAATCGAACTAATGCCGAGAGACTGGTAGAGCTCTGCTTCCTCAAATTGGTTGAGCACCAAAAGGTTGGTTTTCTGCAGGAGCTTTTTTAGTTCCCGCTGACGGTGTGATTCTGCCTCGGAGGAGGTCGAATCAGGGCTGAGTAGGGAAACTCCAGGATTCAACACATTTGTGCTGCAGATGAGTTTCCCGTCATCATCAGTGACACTCCCGAATAGGGTATCAATGATGCTGACATCCATCAGCTGGACGCCGGTACCGACGCGGAAGCGTGGATTGGTTTTCCGTACTTCCGTCGTGATTCTAGCGTGCTCGTGGCCGAGCCGGTCGGGCAAATAGCTGCCTTTCCGGTTGTGGCTGCGAGTAAATACCCCGTTGCCATTATGATCATTGACGACCACGTTGACCGATACATTACTGGAGTCCCTCCAGTGCAGGGGGAAGACGTCAATTTCTTCCATGGCTAACTCATTGGCAATGAGCCGGCCGATTGCGTCATCACCGATAGTGGCGATGAGCTTAACTGATTCGATTCCCGCGCGTTTGATGGTGCGGGCAACATTGCAGCTTGATCCTGCGATTGAGAAAGAAAATTCCTC from Candidatus Kerfeldbacteria bacterium includes these protein-coding regions:
- a CDS encoding carbohydrate kinase family protein, with product MKEDLLNNILVAASVNIEMAVKDGELFHNPSPLKRILRPEEFSFSIAGSSCNVARTIKRAGIESVKLIATIGDDAIGRLIANELAMEEIDVFPLHWRDSSNVSVNVVVNDHNGNGVFTRSHNRKGSYLPDRLGHEHARITTEVRKTNPRFRVGTGVQLMDVSIIDTLFGSVTDDDGKLICSTNVLNPGVSLLSPDSTSSEAESHRQRELKKLLQKTNLLVLNQFEEAELYQSLGISSIIELRHWSGNQELEMIVTRDQHGAIYRNHGDAEDCSIPACYVPDVVDATGAGDCFLGNFIAQRVRGADVPSAMQFAAAAAALSVRRLGASNPPTLEETQTFLNSYIGTTCPTPRV
- a CDS encoding 6-phosphofructokinase; the encoded protein is MDKKTVLVFTGGGLAPALNPTLAGVITTAQRHGMRVLGGLYGWACLGAHGKVIDLTTFDAAPLRHVGGTFLRSSRTNPFAVDDGITILQEKIKEYGVDYIIAIGGDDTLGAASRLFREYNIPVIGIPKTIDNDLQGTYWSPGYPSAAHYTAQYAYEIKVDAAYALSRVFVIEVLGRQSGWLTAAAAYGLADIILPPEREYKLDAVLQAVQQRYEKNGNYVTVVLSEEARFDREVQGMLQDANKADSYQVQRKAFVAMGLCKKITEELGISGKPLFPGNFMQTGNPIDIDAQIALQLGEHAVDLALNGSLGQMACVRRSDLGGSRIDVSDIPLAEAVGKVRFIDDSYFDFDQFQVTDAFIKYAEPFLGPLAQRQTDPYLHLITDISHQ